In Bacillota bacterium, a genomic segment contains:
- a CDS encoding PTS sugar transporter subunit IIA, whose translation MDGESWRDVLQGMAGELECRGVVSKEYVSALLQREEQFPTGLPTEPVGVAIPHADAQFVRSPAIAVAKLRRPVLFRRMDLPSTEVAVSLVVMLAIHQAEWQVRLLEAVARVLQDPGLIGELASATSGDELRQVFLASLRGCEAGDESAGPSRKTGGLCCEADV comes from the coding sequence ATGGACGGTGAATCGTGGAGGGACGTCCTCCAGGGGATGGCAGGCGAGTTGGAGTGTCGCGGTGTGGTCTCGAAGGAATACGTCTCCGCCCTGTTACAGCGCGAAGAACAGTTCCCCACCGGCCTCCCCACTGAACCGGTCGGGGTGGCCATCCCACACGCGGACGCTCAGTTCGTCCGTAGTCCAGCTATCGCCGTGGCAAAGCTCCGCCGACCGGTCTTATTTCGACGCATGGATTTGCCGTCAACTGAGGTTGCGGTGAGTCTGGTGGTGATGCTGGCTATCCACCAAGCCGAGTGGCAGGTGCGGCTGCTCGAAGCAGTGGCTCGAGTCTTGCAAGATCCGGGGCTGATCGGGGAACTCGCTTCCGCCACGTCCGGGGACGAGCTTCGGCAAGTCTTTCTAGCAAGTCTACGCGGCTGTGAGGCTGGAGATGAATCGGCGGGACCAAGCCGCAAGACAGGGGGGCTGTGTTGTGAAGCAGACGTATGA